The following are from one region of the Microbacterium sp. BK668 genome:
- a CDS encoding MFS transporter, which translates to MTDTSTKPARAGAVLTTLILVAAVANLPLAVANVALPDIGLAFDASQTELNLVAVGYSLGLAASVLWLGALGDRYGRKMMLLLGVSISLPACLLAAFAPTVDVLIIARIIGGIAAGMAYPTTLALITALWSGPARTRSIALWSATGGAISALGPLISGSLLEVFDWGSVFLVTIPLIVVAIPLIIRVIPSHVNEATDPVDNLGGILSAVLVGAVILAINFASVPDAGTLVLSLSIIGLAALGAFLLRQRRARNPLYDLHIAGRRIFWVAAVAGIIVFGSLMGAMFIGQQFLQNVLGYSTIESGFAILPAAVFMVLLAPRSAKLVESRGARFTLLIGYAAVLLGFVTMLLLWNEGSPYWMVGLGYAFVGAGVGLAGTPASHSLTGAVPVRRAGMASGTADLQRDLGGAIMQSILGALLTAGYAASFASQISSSQDASDVTASVETQLQKSFASAETVAQQYPQYADAITQAAKTSFLQGQDWAYLAGIVAVLVGAVLVFFLFPKRDREKELLERYRAEDTAQDPAATV; encoded by the coding sequence ATGACCGACACGTCGACGAAGCCCGCGCGTGCGGGCGCCGTCCTCACGACCCTCATCCTCGTCGCGGCCGTCGCGAACCTGCCGCTCGCGGTGGCGAACGTCGCGCTTCCCGATATCGGCCTCGCCTTCGACGCGTCTCAGACGGAGCTCAATCTCGTCGCGGTCGGCTACTCGCTGGGGCTCGCGGCATCCGTGCTCTGGCTCGGCGCGCTCGGCGACCGCTACGGCCGGAAGATGATGCTGCTGCTCGGCGTCTCCATCTCGCTGCCCGCCTGCCTGCTGGCCGCCTTCGCACCCACCGTGGACGTCCTCATCATCGCCCGCATCATCGGCGGCATCGCGGCGGGCATGGCGTACCCCACGACGCTCGCGCTGATCACCGCGCTCTGGTCGGGTCCGGCCCGCACGCGGTCGATCGCCCTGTGGTCGGCGACCGGCGGGGCGATCTCGGCGCTGGGCCCGCTCATCTCGGGCTCGCTCCTCGAGGTGTTCGACTGGGGCTCGGTCTTCCTGGTGACGATCCCGCTGATCGTGGTGGCGATCCCCCTGATCATCCGGGTGATACCCAGCCACGTCAACGAGGCGACCGATCCCGTCGACAACCTCGGCGGCATCCTCTCGGCCGTCCTGGTCGGCGCCGTCATCCTCGCCATCAACTTCGCAAGCGTCCCCGACGCGGGAACGCTCGTGCTGAGCCTCAGCATCATCGGCCTCGCCGCACTCGGGGCGTTCCTCCTCCGCCAGCGCCGGGCCCGCAACCCGCTCTACGACCTCCACATCGCGGGACGCCGCATCTTCTGGGTCGCGGCGGTCGCCGGGATCATCGTCTTCGGCTCGCTCATGGGCGCGATGTTCATCGGCCAGCAGTTCCTTCAGAACGTGCTCGGCTACTCCACGATCGAGTCGGGCTTCGCCATCCTCCCTGCCGCGGTCTTCATGGTGCTCCTCGCGCCGCGCTCGGCGAAGCTCGTGGAGTCGCGAGGCGCGCGCTTCACGCTTCTCATCGGATACGCGGCGGTCCTCCTCGGATTCGTCACGATGCTGCTGCTGTGGAACGAGGGGTCCCCGTACTGGATGGTGGGGCTGGGATACGCCTTCGTCGGCGCGGGCGTGGGCCTCGCCGGCACCCCGGCATCCCACTCGCTCACGGGTGCGGTGCCGGTCAGGCGCGCGGGCATGGCGTCGGGTACAGCCGACCTGCAGCGGGATCTCGGCGGAGCGATCATGCAGTCGATCCTCGGTGCCCTGCTCACCGCCGGGTACGCCGCCTCGTTCGCGAGCCAGATCTCGTCCTCGCAGGACGCCTCCGACGTGACCGCGAGCGTCGAGACGCAGCTGCAGAAGTCCTTCGCCAGCGCCGAGACGGTGGCGCAGCAGTACCCGCAGTACGCCGACGCCATCACTCAGGCCGCGAAGACCTCGTTCCTCCAGGGTCAGGACTGGGCCTACCTCGCGGGCATCGTCGCGGTGCTGGTCGGCGCCGTCCTGGTCTTCTTCCTCTTCCCGAAGCGCGACCGCGAGAAGGAGCTGCTCGAGCGGTATCGGGCGGAGGACACCGCGCAGGACCCCGCGGCGACCGTCTGA
- the aroQ gene encoding type II 3-dehydroquinate dehydratase: protein MPSPRRLLLVNGPNLNLLGTREPDVYGTATLADVERIAADAAAARGFELRAVQSNHEGVLIDAIHSAREDCAGIVINPGGLTHTSVVLRDALSAVALPVAEVHISDVRAREEFRHHSYVADVAVVHVVGEGVAGYATAVERLIRVVTGLTDN from the coding sequence ATGCCGTCGCCGCGCCGCCTCCTGCTCGTCAACGGACCCAACCTCAACCTCCTGGGCACGCGCGAGCCCGACGTGTACGGCACCGCCACCCTCGCCGACGTCGAGCGGATCGCAGCGGATGCCGCGGCCGCCCGCGGCTTCGAGCTGCGAGCCGTGCAGAGCAATCACGAAGGCGTCCTGATCGACGCGATCCACTCCGCGCGGGAGGACTGCGCGGGGATCGTCATCAACCCCGGGGGCCTCACGCACACCTCGGTCGTGCTGCGCGACGCCCTCTCGGCCGTCGCGCTCCCCGTCGCCGAGGTGCACATCTCCGACGTGCGTGCCCGCGAGGAGTTCCGTCACCACTCGTACGTCGCCGACGTCGCCGTGGTGCACGTCGTGGGGGAGGGCGTCGCCGGCTACGCCACCGCGGTCGAGCGGCTCATCCGCGTGGTCACGGGCCTCACCGACAACTGA
- the efp gene encoding elongation factor P codes for MASTADIKNGVVLNIDGQLWSVVEFQHVKPGKGGAFVRTKLKNVVSGKVVDRTYNAGAKIEIENVDRRDFTYLYNDGEGFVFMDVADYDQLTVPAATVGDAKNFLLENQQVQIALNNGNPLYIELPASVVLEITYTEPGLQGDRSSAGTKPATVETGYEIQVPLFLETGTKVKVDTRSGDYLGRVN; via the coding sequence ATGGCATCGACCGCAGACATCAAGAACGGCGTCGTCCTGAACATCGACGGACAGCTCTGGAGCGTCGTCGAGTTCCAGCATGTCAAGCCCGGCAAGGGCGGCGCGTTCGTCCGCACGAAGCTCAAGAACGTCGTCTCGGGCAAGGTCGTCGATCGTACCTACAACGCCGGCGCGAAGATCGAGATCGAGAACGTCGACCGCCGTGACTTCACCTACCTCTACAACGACGGAGAGGGCTTCGTCTTCATGGACGTCGCCGACTACGACCAGCTGACCGTTCCGGCGGCGACGGTCGGCGACGCCAAGAACTTCCTGCTCGAGAACCAGCAGGTGCAGATCGCGCTGAACAACGGCAACCCGCTCTACATCGAGCTCCCGGCATCCGTCGTCCTCGAGATCACCTACACCGAGCCGGGCCTCCAGGGCGACCGCTCGTCGGCCGGCACGAAGCCCGCGACCGTCGAGACGGGCTACGAGATCCAGGTCCCCCTCTTCCTCGAGACCGGCACGAAGGTCAAGGTCGACACGCGCTCGGGCGACTACCTCGGTCGCGTGAACTGA
- the nusB gene encoding transcription antitermination factor NusB — protein sequence MSARTKARKRALDILFQADVRGEDVASILAAEAKRAASEPAREGSWLYAREIVDGVIDNRDAIDEQITTFAKDWSLARMPAVDRALLRIGSWEILYNDDVPTAVAIDEAVELAKEFSTDDSGSFVHGVLARIARAS from the coding sequence ATGAGTGCCCGTACGAAGGCGCGCAAGCGCGCGCTCGACATCCTCTTCCAGGCCGACGTCCGCGGCGAGGACGTGGCATCCATCCTCGCCGCCGAGGCCAAGCGCGCCGCGAGCGAGCCGGCGCGTGAGGGGTCCTGGCTCTACGCGCGCGAGATCGTGGACGGCGTGATCGACAACCGCGACGCGATCGATGAGCAGATCACGACCTTCGCCAAGGACTGGTCGCTCGCGCGGATGCCCGCCGTCGACCGCGCCCTGCTGCGGATCGGCTCGTGGGAGATCCTCTACAACGACGACGTGCCGACCGCGGTCGCGATCGACGAGGCCGTCGAGCTCGCGAAGGAGTTCTCGACAGACGACTCCGGGTCGTTCGTGCACGGGGTGCTGGCGCGCATCGCCCGCGCATCCTGA
- a CDS encoding Rieske 2Fe-2S domain-containing protein, which translates to MRITGLGHAGMFIETAGGSILCDPVIGPTFFGSWFPFPDNRGLDWEKYGNADFLYVSHRHRDHFDPALMERVVPKSIAVLLPEYPTDDLEQDLRKAGYDNIVYTQAGVPLEFGPLKVMITPLRAPSDGPIGDSSLSVDDGTASILNQNDSHPLDLDRLMSFSKPEAYFTQVSGAIWWPMVYDLPQESKQNFAKLKRDAQNKRAMYYIEKVDAEHVFPMAGPPMFLREELFKYNGQGLAGDAIFTDQREFLAHMREVRPEQKGYEFLPGTVVEIAGGELSVTQTLYTDAEIDRIFDDKWAYLAEQQNSRQDEIRAEEASRAPVLPPDEMLAAIKEWWEPLLRRARTIRNGVGGNVRFRIGELDMVVDFPKAKVREYAGEECVYWYTIPADLVSTNIADHEIDWSNSIFLSMQFEVGRSGKFNEFLTTFLKCLSRDRIEYVENWYAEQTDQTEDAQLGEWMVQRRCPHLRADLSKTGKIEDGVLTCSLHDWKWDLASGKCLTSQGHPIRASLVEEDAVPAADQPAA; encoded by the coding sequence ATGCGCATCACGGGCCTCGGCCACGCGGGCATGTTCATCGAGACGGCGGGCGGCAGCATCCTGTGCGATCCGGTGATCGGACCGACCTTCTTCGGCTCCTGGTTCCCCTTCCCCGACAACCGCGGGCTCGACTGGGAGAAGTACGGCAACGCCGACTTCCTCTACGTCTCGCACCGGCACCGCGACCACTTCGACCCCGCGCTCATGGAGCGCGTCGTGCCGAAGTCCATCGCGGTGCTGCTCCCCGAATACCCGACCGACGACCTCGAGCAGGATCTCCGCAAGGCCGGCTACGACAACATCGTCTACACGCAGGCGGGCGTGCCGCTGGAGTTCGGCCCGCTCAAGGTCATGATCACTCCGCTCCGGGCGCCGAGCGACGGCCCGATCGGGGACTCCTCGCTGTCGGTCGACGACGGCACCGCCAGCATCCTGAATCAGAACGACTCGCATCCGCTCGATCTGGACAGGCTCATGTCGTTCTCCAAGCCCGAGGCGTACTTCACGCAGGTCTCCGGCGCGATCTGGTGGCCCATGGTCTACGACCTGCCGCAGGAGTCCAAGCAGAACTTCGCCAAGCTCAAGCGTGACGCGCAGAACAAGCGCGCGATGTACTACATCGAGAAGGTGGATGCCGAGCACGTCTTCCCGATGGCGGGACCGCCCATGTTCCTCCGCGAAGAGCTCTTCAAGTACAACGGCCAGGGCCTCGCAGGCGACGCGATCTTCACGGACCAGCGGGAGTTCCTCGCGCACATGCGCGAGGTGCGCCCCGAGCAGAAGGGCTACGAGTTCCTTCCCGGGACCGTCGTCGAGATCGCCGGCGGCGAGCTCTCGGTGACCCAGACGCTGTACACGGATGCCGAGATCGACCGGATCTTCGACGACAAGTGGGCGTATCTCGCCGAGCAGCAGAACTCCCGTCAGGACGAGATCCGCGCCGAGGAGGCATCCCGTGCCCCCGTCCTGCCGCCGGACGAGATGCTCGCCGCGATCAAGGAGTGGTGGGAGCCCCTGCTTCGCCGTGCCCGCACGATACGCAACGGCGTCGGCGGGAACGTGCGGTTCCGCATCGGCGAGCTCGACATGGTCGTCGACTTCCCGAAGGCCAAGGTCCGCGAGTACGCGGGCGAGGAGTGCGTCTACTGGTACACGATCCCCGCCGATCTCGTCTCGACGAACATCGCCGACCATGAGATCGACTGGTCCAACTCGATCTTCCTGTCGATGCAGTTCGAGGTGGGACGCAGCGGCAAGTTCAACGAGTTCCTCACGACCTTCCTGAAGTGCCTGTCGCGGGACCGCATCGAGTACGTCGAGAACTGGTACGCCGAGCAGACCGACCAGACCGAGGACGCCCAGCTCGGCGAGTGGATGGTGCAGCGCCGGTGCCCGCACCTGCGCGCCGATCTCTCGAAGACCGGCAAGATCGAGGACGGCGTGCTCACGTGCTCCCTCCACGACTGGAAGTGGGACCTCGCGTCCGGGAAGTGCCTCACCTCGCAGGGGCACCCGATCCGCGCCTCGCTCGTCGAGGAGGACGCCGTTCCCGCCGCCGATCAGCCCGCCGCGTAA
- a CDS encoding cell wall-binding repeat-containing protein — protein MRARRGVVRLAVVIAALSLAVGGTPASGAEIGSSVASAAEPSPSGPVPRIAGADRYATAAALSASSFAPGVPIAYVATGEDFPDALAGGAAAGAQRGPVLLTLPDALPTSVRSELTRLKPAKIVVLGGDDRVGDAVMGALTSYTTGPVSRIAGPDRYATSAAVSASAFAAGVPIAYIATGSDFPDALSGGAAAGAQRGPVLLTAFDTLPSSVRGELTRLKPARIVVLGGGDRVSDTVRNQLTSYTTGSVSRIAGGDRYATAAALSASAFAPGVPIAYVATGTGFPDALAGGAAAGAQRGPVLLTAPDTLPASVRAELARLKPAKIVVLGRGDRVGDAVRIQLSAYANGSSSTSDGWFTYAIYPDTQQEVFAWAGSRFIDRSKWLVAHRSALDLRFVSHTGDVVNWDTDDHAQYVIARAATDPLNQAGIPYQLSIGNHDTLATGVGGSARDAPRTYEYQRVTTTFNTFWRPSDYAALAGAFETGKVDNTYSVFDAEGARWLVLNLELWPRGAVVSWAESVIASHPGHNVIIQTHSYLSGDALIDGAGRSQTKWEYGDSSPQYIYDRLVAPYTNVKIVTSGHVGIAASRVVTTAKGNRVAYLLQTVHSNTNNPVRLNQIDVAAGTISTHLYAPQDHVTWDVRLLTGLSFIRG, from the coding sequence ATGCGGGCACGTCGTGGTGTGGTGCGCTTGGCGGTGGTGATCGCGGCGCTGTCGCTCGCGGTCGGCGGTACGCCCGCTTCGGGCGCTGAGATCGGATCCTCCGTCGCCTCGGCGGCTGAGCCCTCGCCGTCCGGCCCGGTTCCGAGGATCGCCGGCGCAGACCGGTACGCGACGGCGGCGGCCCTCAGTGCGAGCTCCTTCGCGCCCGGCGTGCCGATCGCCTACGTCGCGACCGGCGAGGACTTCCCCGACGCCCTGGCGGGCGGCGCCGCCGCGGGAGCGCAGCGCGGACCGGTACTGCTCACCCTTCCCGACGCGCTGCCCACGTCGGTCCGCTCGGAACTGACGCGCCTCAAGCCGGCGAAGATCGTCGTGCTCGGCGGCGACGACCGCGTGGGGGACGCGGTGATGGGTGCGCTGACGTCGTACACCACGGGGCCGGTGTCGAGGATCGCCGGCCCCGACCGCTACGCCACGTCCGCGGCGGTCAGTGCGAGCGCGTTCGCAGCCGGCGTGCCGATCGCGTACATCGCGACCGGCTCGGACTTCCCCGACGCGCTCTCCGGCGGCGCCGCCGCCGGCGCGCAGCGGGGGCCCGTCCTGCTCACCGCTTTCGACACACTGCCCTCGTCCGTCCGCGGCGAGCTGACCCGTCTCAAGCCGGCGAGGATCGTCGTGCTCGGCGGTGGCGACCGCGTGAGCGACACCGTGCGCAATCAGCTGACGTCGTACACCACGGGGTCGGTGTCGAGGATCGCCGGCGGCGACCGGTACGCCACGGCCGCGGCGCTCAGCGCGAGCGCGTTCGCGCCCGGCGTGCCGATCGCCTACGTCGCCACCGGCACGGGCTTCCCCGACGCCCTCGCCGGCGGCGCCGCCGCCGGTGCCCAGCGCGGGCCGGTCCTGCTCACCGCTCCCGACACTCTCCCTGCGTCCGTCCGCGCAGAGCTGGCCCGCCTGAAGCCTGCGAAGATCGTGGTCCTCGGTCGCGGCGACCGTGTCGGCGACGCCGTCCGCATACAGCTGTCCGCCTACGCCAACGGGTCCTCCAGCACGAGCGATGGCTGGTTCACCTACGCGATCTATCCCGACACGCAGCAGGAGGTCTTCGCGTGGGCGGGCTCGCGCTTCATCGACCGATCGAAGTGGCTCGTCGCCCACCGATCCGCGCTCGACCTGCGCTTCGTCTCCCACACGGGGGACGTCGTGAACTGGGACACCGACGATCACGCCCAGTACGTCATCGCCCGAGCAGCCACCGATCCGCTGAACCAGGCGGGCATCCCGTACCAGCTGAGCATCGGCAACCACGACACGCTGGCGACCGGCGTCGGCGGCTCCGCGCGCGACGCGCCCCGGACGTACGAGTATCAGCGCGTGACGACGACCTTCAACACGTTCTGGCGCCCGTCGGACTACGCGGCACTCGCCGGAGCGTTCGAGACCGGGAAGGTCGACAACACGTACTCGGTGTTCGATGCGGAGGGTGCCCGCTGGCTCGTTCTGAACCTCGAGCTGTGGCCCCGCGGGGCCGTCGTGTCATGGGCGGAGAGCGTCATCGCCTCCCACCCGGGGCACAACGTCATCATCCAGACCCACAGCTACCTGAGCGGCGACGCCCTCATCGACGGAGCAGGGCGATCGCAGACCAAGTGGGAGTACGGCGACTCGTCGCCGCAGTACATCTACGATCGCCTCGTCGCGCCGTACACCAACGTGAAGATCGTCACGAGCGGACACGTCGGGATCGCCGCGTCGCGCGTCGTCACGACGGCGAAGGGCAACCGTGTGGCATATCTGCTGCAGACGGTGCACTCCAACACGAACAACCCGGTGAGGCTCAACCAGATCGACGTCGCGGCCGGGACGATCTCCACTCATCTGTACGCCCCGCAGGACCACGTCACGTGGGACGTCAGATTGCTGACGGGCCTGTCCTTCATCCGCGGGTGA
- the pyrR gene encoding bifunctional pyr operon transcriptional regulator/uracil phosphoribosyltransferase PyrR produces the protein MSTRTVLHEADIARALTRISHEILESNKGPDNLVILGIPTRGVTLAHRVAALVSEFGGVPVPVGALDVTMYRDDLHRNPTRTPQPTQIPPGGIDGRTVVLVDDVLFSGRSIRAALDALQDIGRPAAVRLATLVDRGHRELPIRPDFVGKNLPSSRDERVNVRLAEVDGAEEVTIES, from the coding sequence ATGAGCACGCGCACCGTGCTGCACGAGGCCGACATAGCCCGGGCCCTGACTCGGATCTCTCACGAGATCCTCGAGTCCAACAAGGGCCCGGATAACCTGGTCATCCTCGGCATCCCCACTCGAGGAGTGACCCTCGCGCACCGCGTCGCGGCACTGGTGTCCGAATTCGGCGGAGTGCCTGTCCCCGTCGGGGCGCTCGACGTCACGATGTACCGCGACGACCTGCACCGCAACCCGACCCGCACTCCGCAGCCGACCCAGATCCCGCCCGGCGGCATCGACGGCAGGACGGTCGTGCTCGTGGACGACGTGCTGTTCTCCGGTCGCAGCATCCGCGCGGCTCTCGACGCACTGCAGGACATCGGCCGGCCGGCCGCCGTGCGGCTGGCGACGCTCGTCGACCGCGGTCACCGCGAGCTGCCGATCCGGCCCGACTTCGTGGGCAAGAACCTGCCGAGCTCCCGCGACGAGCGCGTCAACGTCCGCCTCGCCGAGGTAGACGGCGCGGAGGAGGTGACGATCGAGTCATGA
- a CDS encoding aspartate carbamoyltransferase catalytic subunit, producing the protein MRHLLDTRTLDRDEALRILDVAEDMADTQRREIKKLPTLRGKTVVNLFFEDSTRTRISFEAAAKRLSADVINFSAKGSSVSKGESLQDTAQTLQAMGADAVVIRHGASGAPRTLATSGWITAGVVNAGDGTHEHPTQALLDAFTIRKRTFGDASRGRDLAGLRITIVGDVLHSRVARSNVWLLTTLGAEVTLVSPPTLVPQDVSAWPVRVGYDLDEAIADGCDALMMLRIQLERMNAAYFPTEREYSRRWGLDATRLRALGTGSMVMHPGPMNRGLEISADAADSPRSTVLDQVTNGVSVRMAVLYLLLAGVTPERKDDE; encoded by the coding sequence ATGAGGCACCTTCTCGACACCCGCACGCTCGACCGGGACGAGGCGCTGCGCATCCTCGACGTGGCCGAGGACATGGCCGACACCCAGCGCCGCGAGATCAAGAAGCTTCCGACCCTCCGCGGCAAGACGGTCGTCAACCTCTTCTTCGAGGACTCGACGAGAACGCGGATCTCCTTCGAGGCCGCGGCGAAGCGCTTGAGCGCCGACGTCATCAACTTCTCGGCGAAGGGTTCGAGCGTCTCGAAGGGGGAGTCGCTCCAGGACACCGCCCAGACGCTGCAGGCGATGGGGGCGGATGCCGTCGTCATCCGTCACGGCGCCTCCGGCGCTCCCCGCACCCTCGCGACGAGCGGCTGGATCACCGCGGGCGTCGTCAACGCCGGCGACGGGACGCACGAGCACCCGACGCAGGCGCTCCTCGACGCCTTCACCATCCGCAAGCGGACCTTCGGCGACGCGAGCCGCGGCCGCGACCTCGCGGGGCTGCGCATCACGATCGTCGGCGACGTGCTTCACTCTCGGGTCGCCAGGTCGAACGTGTGGCTGCTGACGACGCTCGGTGCGGAGGTGACCCTGGTGTCGCCGCCGACCCTCGTGCCGCAGGACGTCTCGGCGTGGCCCGTCCGCGTGGGCTACGACCTCGACGAGGCGATCGCCGACGGATGCGACGCGCTCATGATGCTCCGCATCCAGCTCGAGCGCATGAACGCGGCGTATTTCCCGACTGAACGGGAGTATTCCCGCCGCTGGGGGCTGGATGCGACACGGTTGCGGGCCCTCGGCACCGGTAGCATGGTGATGCACCCCGGCCCGATGAACCGCGGCCTGGAGATCTCCGCCGACGCCGCCGATTCGCCCCGATCGACCGTGCTCGACCAGGTGACGAACGGCGTGTCCGTGCGGATGGCGGTGCTCTACCTGCTGCTGGCGGGCGTCACGCCCGAGAGGAAGGACGACGAATGA
- a CDS encoding dihydroorotase, whose product MSEVLLFRGAHLEGGEAADLLVEDGVIAEVGTGLSRAGATVVDVSGLVALPGLVDLHTHLREPGYEASETILTGSRAAAAGGFTTVFAMPNTSPVADTAGVVEQELALGEAAGFATVQPIGAVTVGQKGERLAELGAMADSRARVRVFSDDGFCVWDPLIMRRALEYVKAFDGVIAQHAQDPRLTEGAQMNEGSVSAELGLTGWPAVAEESIIARDVLLAEHVGSRLHVCHLSTAGSVEIIRWAKRRGVQVTAEVTPHHLLLTDELARGYDARFKVNPPLRREEDVLAVRQGLADGTIDIVATDHAPHPVEAKACEWQAAANGMVGLESALRVVQQAMVDTGLLVWPDVARIMSRTPARIGRLEGHGTPLRAGHAASVTFYDPRPVRSFSTDDLRGRSASSPYLGRELPGEVRWTLNRGIPTVVDGAVLDSPGVRA is encoded by the coding sequence ATGAGCGAGGTCCTCCTCTTCCGCGGAGCACATCTCGAAGGCGGCGAGGCGGCCGACCTCCTCGTGGAGGACGGTGTCATCGCCGAGGTCGGCACGGGCCTCAGCCGCGCGGGGGCGACGGTGGTCGACGTGAGCGGCCTGGTCGCCCTTCCCGGTCTCGTCGACCTGCACACCCACCTCCGCGAACCCGGGTACGAGGCATCCGAGACCATCCTCACCGGCTCGCGGGCGGCGGCCGCCGGAGGCTTCACGACGGTCTTCGCGATGCCCAACACCTCGCCCGTCGCCGACACGGCCGGCGTCGTCGAGCAGGAGCTCGCGCTCGGCGAGGCGGCCGGGTTCGCCACCGTGCAGCCGATCGGCGCGGTCACCGTCGGTCAGAAGGGCGAGCGGCTGGCCGAGCTCGGCGCGATGGCCGACTCCCGCGCGCGCGTCCGCGTCTTCAGCGACGACGGCTTCTGCGTGTGGGACCCGCTCATCATGCGGCGAGCGCTCGAGTACGTGAAGGCGTTCGACGGCGTCATCGCCCAGCACGCCCAGGATCCCCGCCTGACCGAGGGCGCCCAGATGAACGAGGGCAGCGTCTCGGCCGAGCTGGGCCTCACCGGCTGGCCGGCCGTCGCCGAGGAGTCGATCATCGCGCGAGACGTGCTGCTGGCCGAGCACGTCGGATCGCGCCTGCACGTCTGCCACCTCTCGACGGCGGGGTCGGTCGAGATCATCCGCTGGGCCAAGCGCCGCGGCGTGCAGGTCACCGCCGAGGTCACGCCGCACCACCTGCTCCTGACCGACGAGCTGGCTCGCGGATACGACGCGCGCTTCAAGGTCAACCCACCGCTGAGGCGCGAGGAGGACGTGCTCGCTGTGCGCCAGGGCCTGGCCGACGGCACGATCGACATCGTCGCCACCGATCACGCGCCGCATCCCGTCGAGGCGAAGGCCTGCGAGTGGCAGGCGGCGGCCAACGGCATGGTGGGGCTCGAGAGCGCTCTGCGCGTCGTCCAGCAGGCGATGGTCGACACGGGGCTTCTCGTGTGGCCCGACGTCGCGCGCATCATGTCGCGGACGCCGGCGCGCATCGGCCGCCTGGAGGGGCACGGCACTCCGCTGCGCGCGGGGCACGCGGCATCCGTCACCTTCTACGATCCGCGGCCGGTGCGGTCGTTCTCGACCGACGACCTGCGCGGACGGAGCGCCAGCTCGCCGTACCTGGGCCGGGAGCTTCCGGGCGAGGTGCGCTGGACGCTGAACCGCGGCATCCCGACCGTCGTCGACGGTGCGGTGCTCGACAGCCCGGGGGTGCGCGCGTGA
- the carA gene encoding glutamine-hydrolyzing carbamoyl-phosphate synthase small subunit, whose product MTSPFSSDPAVLVLEDGTRHVGRAYGAHGTTLGEVVFATGMTGYQETLTDPSYAGQIVLQTAPHIGNTGMNDEDPESRRIWVSGYIVRDPSRVVSNWRADESLDDALESDGVVGISGIDTRAVTRHIRSAGSMRGGIFSGDAAAIDADEQLRLVREAPEMAGQNLSAAVSVAAAEVTAAQGERIGNLAVLDLGVKQATVDNLAARGFEVHVLPQDVTIEEIRAIEPVAVFYSNGPGDPAASGDHVDLLRGVLDDGLPFFGICFGNQLLGRALGLGTYKLPFGHRGINQPVLDKATGRVEITAHNHGFAVDAPVEGSFDSPNGYGRIEVSHVGLNDQVVEGLRALDIPAFSVQYHPEAAAGPHDANYLFDRFRDLVVATLETNKNA is encoded by the coding sequence ATGACCAGCCCGTTCTCGTCCGATCCCGCCGTCCTCGTCCTCGAGGACGGCACGCGGCACGTCGGCCGCGCCTACGGCGCACACGGCACGACCCTCGGCGAAGTCGTCTTCGCCACCGGCATGACCGGCTACCAGGAGACGCTCACCGACCCCTCGTACGCGGGTCAGATCGTCCTGCAGACGGCGCCCCACATCGGCAACACCGGCATGAACGACGAAGACCCCGAATCGCGTCGCATCTGGGTCTCGGGCTACATCGTGCGCGACCCCTCTCGCGTCGTGTCGAACTGGCGCGCCGACGAGTCGCTCGACGACGCGCTCGAGAGCGACGGCGTCGTGGGCATCAGCGGCATCGACACGCGCGCCGTCACGCGCCACATACGCTCGGCGGGCAGCATGCGCGGCGGGATCTTCTCGGGGGATGCCGCGGCGATCGACGCCGACGAGCAGCTGCGCCTCGTGCGCGAGGCTCCCGAGATGGCGGGGCAGAACCTGTCCGCCGCGGTCTCGGTCGCCGCCGCTGAGGTGACGGCCGCGCAGGGCGAGCGGATCGGCAACCTCGCCGTGCTCGATCTCGGGGTCAAGCAGGCGACCGTCGACAACCTCGCGGCGCGCGGCTTCGAGGTGCATGTGCTTCCGCAGGACGTCACGATCGAGGAGATCCGCGCGATCGAGCCGGTCGCCGTCTTCTACTCGAACGGCCCCGGCGATCCCGCCGCCTCGGGCGACCACGTCGACCTGTTGCGCGGCGTGCTCGACGACGGCCTGCCCTTCTTCGGCATCTGCTTCGGCAACCAGCTGCTCGGCCGCGCGCTGGGCCTCGGAACCTACAAGCTCCCGTTCGGCCATCGGGGCATCAACCAGCCCGTGCTCGACAAGGCCACGGGGCGCGTCGAGATCACGGCGCACAACCACGGCTTCGCGGTCGACGCGCCCGTCGAGGGCTCGTTCGACAGCCCCAACGGCTACGGCCGCATCGAGGTCTCGCACGTCGGGCTCAACGACCAGGTCGTCGAGGGGCTCCGGGCGCTCGACATCCCCGCCTTCTCGGTGCAGTACCACCCCGAGGCCGCGGCCGGCCCGCACGACGCCAACTACCTCTTCGACCGCTTCCGTGACCTCGTCGTGGCGACCCTGGAGACCAACAAGAATGCCTAA